Part of the Nostoc sp. ATCC 53789 genome, AGCTTCCACTTGAGGGATTTCTCCTTCAAGGCTCAGTTATCTAAGTCCGTAGCGTCTACCATTCCGCCACACCCCCGCAGGTGTTTGGTAATTAACTAGATATAAACCTAGTTATTTTTGGAGGCAGCAAATACCGCCTTATCTATTCCACCATCAATTGTGTCTTTTGTCCAACTAGATTGAAAATATTTTTTCTAGATTGTGCGATCGCTTCCCAAATCGGAAGTTTTATTCGTAATCAACCTAGATGAGTTTCTCATCTCGTGTGACTAAAGCATTTGTTTGCTAGTAGATTTACGATAATAGCACAAAATTAGCTTTTATCAATCAATTTGGATTAAAAAAGGAATTATGGCGTAATGATATTGAAAGCATCATGATTATACTTCCCTCAGTTTGGCTCTTCAGCCTATGATGGAAAACAGATGCTTAGACCAAAAAAGTTATGATTGTCGCCCTGCTATATCTGATTTTGGCTGGAGCTTACCTTCTGGTAATCCCCATTGCTGTATTGTTCTACTTGAAGCAGCGTTGGTATGTAGCTAGCTCCATCGAGCGTTTGTTGATGTACTTTTTGGTGTTTTTCTTTTTTCCAGGTTTGTTGGTTCTATCGCCGTTTGCAAATTTCCGACCCCAACGGCGACAAGTTCAAGTTTAACGAGAATTGGTAGGTCATAACTCTCATG contains:
- a CDS encoding NAD(P)H-quinone oxidoreductase subunit L — protein: MIVALLYLILAGAYLLVIPIAVLFYLKQRWYVASSIERLLMYFLVFFFFPGLLVLSPFANFRPQRRQVQV